Proteins encoded together in one Catenulispora sp. EB89 window:
- a CDS encoding ABC transporter permease produces the protein MSAVPVTPPPVSADAVPAGAVPAGAGADAAVTPARPRLLYQPAEVRTGWRVLPTRMAAMCAVEIQKLRHDRTELYTRAVQPALWLLIFGETFTRLHAIPTGGLPYLDYLAPGIIAQSAMFIAIFYGIMIIWERDSGVLTKLLVTPTPRAALVAGKAFAAGVKSVIQAVVVVVLAALLGVSLTWNPLKLLGVAAAVVLASAFFSCLSICIAGIVLTRDRLMGIGQAITMPLFFGSNALYPVSLMPGWLRTISKGNPLSYEVDALRGLLIGTPSHLPLDFAVLAGAAVAGIAAASALLGRLAK, from the coding sequence ATGTCCGCCGTTCCCGTAACACCGCCTCCCGTGTCGGCTGACGCCGTGCCCGCCGGTGCCGTGCCTGCCGGCGCCGGTGCCGACGCAGCCGTCACACCGGCCCGGCCCCGCCTGCTCTACCAGCCCGCGGAGGTCCGCACCGGCTGGCGCGTGCTGCCCACGCGCATGGCGGCGATGTGCGCGGTGGAGATCCAGAAGCTGCGCCACGACCGCACCGAGCTCTACACCCGTGCGGTCCAGCCGGCGCTGTGGCTGCTGATCTTCGGCGAGACCTTCACCCGGCTGCACGCGATCCCCACCGGCGGCCTGCCGTACCTGGACTACCTGGCGCCGGGCATCATCGCGCAGTCCGCGATGTTCATCGCGATCTTCTACGGCATCATGATCATCTGGGAGCGGGACTCCGGGGTGCTGACCAAACTGCTGGTCACCCCGACGCCGCGGGCCGCGCTGGTGGCCGGCAAGGCGTTCGCCGCCGGGGTGAAGTCGGTGATCCAGGCGGTCGTGGTGGTGGTGCTGGCCGCGCTGCTCGGGGTGTCGCTGACCTGGAACCCGCTGAAGCTGCTCGGCGTGGCCGCGGCCGTGGTGCTCGCCTCGGCGTTCTTCTCCTGCCTGTCCATCTGCATCGCCGGGATCGTGCTGACCCGCGACCGGCTGATGGGCATCGGGCAGGCCATCACCATGCCGCTGTTCTTCGGCTCGAACGCGCTCTACCCGGTCTCGCTCATGCCGGGCTGGCTGCGGACGATCAGCAAGGGCAACCCGCTGAGCTATGAGGTGGACGCGCTGCGCGGGCTGCTGATCGGCACGCCCTCGCACCTGCCGCTGGACTTCGCGGTGCTGGCCGGCGCGGCCGTGGCCGGCATCGCCGCGGCCTCGGCGCTGCTGGGACGGCTGGCCAAGTAG
- a CDS encoding ATP-binding cassette domain-containing protein — protein sequence MTADSADSADIPAIAVTGLVYAFGQTRAVDGIDLTVPAGKVFGLLGPNGAGKTTAIRAMTTLLKVPPGMISVFGHDVARDRMGVRRLLGYVPQQLSADSGLTGRENVALFARVFDIARRERAERVAEALDIVGLADVADRMAGTYSGGMVRRLELAQALVSAPRLLILDEPTIGLDPIARTSVWERIDDVRAATGMTVLVTTHYMDEADQYCDRLALMHQGRIRATGTPESLKQDLAQAWRDAGRDGEPTLEDVFRHIADSELLGDQDGGSFRDVRRSRNTASRVG from the coding sequence ATGACCGCCGACTCCGCCGACTCCGCCGACATCCCGGCGATCGCCGTCACCGGTCTGGTCTACGCCTTCGGCCAGACCCGGGCCGTGGACGGCATCGACCTGACCGTCCCGGCCGGGAAGGTGTTCGGCCTGCTCGGCCCGAACGGCGCCGGCAAGACCACCGCGATCCGCGCCATGACCACCCTGCTCAAGGTGCCGCCGGGGATGATCAGCGTGTTCGGGCACGACGTGGCCCGCGACCGGATGGGGGTGCGCCGGCTGCTCGGCTACGTCCCGCAGCAGCTGTCCGCCGACAGCGGTCTGACCGGCCGGGAGAACGTCGCGCTGTTCGCGCGGGTCTTCGACATCGCGCGCCGGGAGCGGGCCGAGCGGGTCGCCGAGGCGCTGGACATCGTCGGGCTCGCCGATGTCGCCGACCGGATGGCGGGCACCTACTCCGGCGGCATGGTGCGGCGGCTGGAGCTGGCTCAGGCGCTGGTGAGCGCGCCGCGGCTGCTGATCCTGGACGAGCCGACGATCGGCCTGGACCCGATCGCGCGGACCAGCGTCTGGGAGCGCATCGACGACGTGCGGGCCGCGACCGGGATGACGGTGCTGGTCACGACGCACTACATGGACGAGGCCGACCAGTACTGCGACCGCCTGGCCCTGATGCACCAGGGCCGGATCCGGGCCACCGGCACGCCGGAGAGCCTGAAGCAGGACCTGGCCCAGGCCTGGCGCGACGCGGGCCGCGACGGCGAGCCGACGCTCGAGGACGTGTTCCGCCACATCGCCGACAGCGAACTGCTGGGCGACCAAGACGGAGGGAGTTTCCGCGATGTCCGCCGTTCCCGTAACACCGCCTCCCGTGTCGGCTGA
- a CDS encoding MarR family winged helix-turn-helix transcriptional regulator, which produces MNGATEPSELENVLAGLNRLIRRRLRAGLRTPRLRGAEVELLRLVRGQPGLRVSEAAKELGLAGNSVSTLVKGLVELGMLERSADPADGRATLLRITPEAEHRLQEWQDRRSVLVRSHIDRLSDAHREALDAALPALRALSASLHEEAENGSAESHELAEIGEEGI; this is translated from the coding sequence ATGAACGGTGCCACCGAACCATCGGAGCTGGAGAACGTCCTGGCCGGGCTCAACCGGCTGATCCGCCGCCGGCTGCGCGCGGGCCTGCGGACGCCGCGCCTGCGCGGCGCCGAGGTCGAGCTGCTGCGGTTGGTGCGCGGGCAGCCGGGACTGCGGGTGTCCGAGGCGGCGAAGGAACTCGGGCTGGCCGGGAACTCGGTGTCCACGCTGGTCAAGGGGTTGGTGGAGCTCGGCATGCTGGAGCGCTCCGCCGATCCCGCCGACGGCCGGGCCACGCTGCTGCGCATCACCCCCGAGGCCGAGCACCGGCTGCAGGAGTGGCAGGACCGCCGCTCTGTGCTGGTCCGCTCGCACATCGACCGGCTGTCCGACGCCCACCGGGAAGCCCTCGACGCGGCGCTGCCGGCGTTGCGCGCGCTTTCCGCGTCGCTGCACGAGGAGGCCGAGAACGGGTCCGCCGAGAGTCACGAGCTTGCCGAGATCGGCGAGGAAGGCATATGA
- a CDS encoding SDR family oxidoreductase, translating to MNRVLVTGGSGYLGSQVVAALLRDGRDVRATVRSLSREAGLREAVRRGGADDAGLEVVAAELLADAGWKEAVAGVEEVHHVASPIPVTQPDDPDELIVPAREGTLRVLRAARDAGVRRVVLTSSFAAVGYTPKPGAEYTEADWTDPDMPGLAAYPRSKAIAERAAWDLMADGDTELVTVNPTAIFGPTLSPVLGSSMAFIKALLDGTMTVAPRMRFGVVDVRDVADLHLRAMAAPQAAGKRYLAVADGPTRSFVELAAILRDRLGDLAALAPTAEADGPELPRPVIHNERAREELGWRPRPVETSIVESAESLRDLGLLDR from the coding sequence ATGAATCGTGTTCTGGTGACCGGCGGGTCCGGCTACCTGGGGAGTCAGGTGGTCGCCGCGTTGTTGCGCGACGGCCGGGACGTGCGCGCCACGGTGCGTTCGCTGAGCCGCGAGGCCGGCCTGCGCGAAGCGGTCCGCCGAGGCGGCGCCGACGACGCCGGCCTGGAGGTGGTCGCGGCCGAGCTGCTGGCCGACGCGGGCTGGAAGGAGGCGGTGGCCGGCGTCGAGGAGGTCCACCACGTCGCCTCCCCGATCCCGGTGACGCAGCCCGACGACCCCGACGAGCTGATCGTCCCGGCCCGCGAGGGCACGCTGCGGGTCCTGCGCGCGGCCCGCGACGCCGGGGTCCGGCGCGTGGTGCTGACCTCGTCGTTCGCGGCCGTCGGCTACACGCCCAAGCCCGGAGCCGAGTACACCGAGGCCGACTGGACCGACCCAGACATGCCGGGTCTCGCGGCCTATCCGCGGTCGAAGGCGATCGCCGAGCGCGCGGCCTGGGACCTGATGGCCGACGGCGACACCGAACTGGTCACCGTCAACCCGACGGCGATCTTCGGGCCCACGCTCAGCCCGGTCCTGGGCTCGTCGATGGCCTTCATCAAGGCCCTGCTGGACGGCACGATGACGGTCGCGCCGCGCATGAGGTTCGGCGTCGTCGACGTGCGCGACGTCGCAGACCTGCACCTGCGCGCGATGGCCGCACCGCAGGCCGCCGGCAAACGGTACCTGGCGGTGGCCGACGGCCCGACGCGCAGCTTCGTGGAACTTGCCGCGATCCTGCGCGACCGCCTCGGCGATCTCGCGGCACTCGCCCCGACCGCCGAGGCCGACGGCCCGGAGCTGCCGCGGCCGGTGATCCACAACGAGCGGGCGCGCGAGGAGCTGGGCTGGCGTCCGCGGCCGGTCGAGACCTCGATCGTGGAGTCCGCCGAGAGTCTGCGCGACCTGGGGCTGCTGGACCGGTAA
- a CDS encoding MerR family transcriptional regulator produces MTAFTIQEVSRQSGLTEPTLRYYEEVGLVGPIDRDGSSGHRRYGEGDVDTIEVLSCLRAVGMGIDDMRAYLANRRAGRTRAAEQRDLLLRHAERVEAEIAAQHARLGYLREKAELWDARDRGDAVAEAASTERLVAVKKSLEAVR; encoded by the coding sequence ATGACGGCTTTCACCATCCAGGAGGTATCCCGGCAAAGCGGCCTGACCGAGCCGACCCTCCGCTACTACGAGGAAGTCGGCCTGGTGGGCCCGATCGACCGGGACGGCAGCAGCGGCCACCGCCGCTACGGCGAGGGCGACGTGGACACCATCGAGGTCCTGTCCTGTCTGCGCGCGGTCGGCATGGGCATCGACGACATGCGCGCCTACCTGGCCAACCGCCGCGCCGGCCGGACCCGCGCCGCCGAGCAGCGCGACCTGCTGCTGCGCCACGCCGAGCGGGTCGAGGCCGAGATCGCCGCGCAGCACGCGCGGCTGGGCTACCTGCGCGAGAAGGCCGAGTTGTGGGACGCCCGCGACCGGGGTGACGCCGTCGCCGAAGCCGCGTCCACCGAGCGACTGGTGGCCGTGAAGAAAAGTCTGGAGGCAGTGCGATGA